A window of Elusimicrobiaceae bacterium contains these coding sequences:
- a CDS encoding Stp1/IreP family PP2C-type Ser/Thr phosphatase — protein sequence MNQFDIEFAAVTDIGKIREKNEDNVVISSDLALGAVADGMGGHSAGEIASSIAVSVLAETIRKINTGTLKIPDTFLPKLTFVERKLLMAANLANAAIYSTAQSSSVYKMMGTTLTGVVFDQNCAVAVHVGDSRIYLCRDGKIVQITTDHSLAMEHVRRGLLSKEDADHSKIQNVLTRAMGIKKNVEFDLLKFPVRPGDILVLCSDGLYKGLTEQAIGQIVQKGKNMSIVKLCKQLVRLSNDRDGQDNISAVVIKILAPQKQTFSQKLRNFFSRKK from the coding sequence ATGAACCAATTTGATATTGAATTCGCGGCTGTAACGGACATCGGAAAAATCCGTGAGAAGAACGAAGACAATGTCGTCATTTCTTCGGACTTGGCACTGGGCGCCGTAGCCGACGGGATGGGGGGACATAGTGCCGGAGAAATTGCCAGCAGTATTGCTGTTTCCGTGTTAGCAGAAACCATTCGCAAAATAAATACGGGTACGCTGAAAATCCCCGATACTTTCTTACCAAAATTAACATTTGTAGAACGTAAACTTTTGATGGCGGCCAATTTGGCCAATGCCGCAATTTATTCCACAGCCCAATCCTCTTCCGTCTACAAAATGATGGGTACTACGTTGACCGGGGTCGTTTTTGACCAAAATTGTGCGGTGGCAGTGCATGTAGGGGATTCCCGTATTTATTTGTGCAGAGACGGTAAAATCGTTCAAATTACTACCGACCATTCTTTGGCTATGGAACATGTACGCCGAGGGCTACTATCCAAAGAAGATGCAGACCACAGTAAAATTCAAAACGTACTCACCCGCGCCATGGGAATCAAGAAAAATGTAGAATTTGACTTGTTAAAATTCCCAGTACGCCCCGGAGACATCTTGGTCCTGTGTTCAGATGGGTTGTACAAAGGACTTACAGAACAAGCCATTGGACAAATTGTACAAAAAGGTAAAAACATGTCCATTGTCAAACTGTGCAAGCAGTTAGTCCGCCTCTCTAATGACCGTGACGGACAAGATAATATTTCCGCTGTAGTCATTAAAATACTGGCGCCCCAAAAACAAACTTTTTCCCAAAAGTTACGTAATTTCTTCTCCCGGAAAAAATAA
- a CDS encoding co-chaperone GroES, translating to MNDVKIKPLGDRLIVKPIERETMKGGIIIPDTAKEKPMEGEVLAAGPGKLDDKGNRAPMDVKVGDRVLYGKYSGTEIKLDDETYLIIHQDEILGILG from the coding sequence ATGAACGATGTGAAAATTAAGCCCTTGGGTGACAGACTGATTGTAAAGCCCATTGAGCGCGAAACCATGAAAGGCGGGATTATCATTCCCGACACCGCCAAAGAAAAACCGATGGAAGGGGAAGTATTAGCGGCCGGCCCGGGGAAATTGGATGATAAAGGGAACCGTGCCCCCATGGATGTCAAAGTAGGAGACAGAGTATTATACGGAAAATATTCCGGCACAGAAATCAAATTGGATGATGAAACCTATTTAATCATTCACCAAGATGAAATTTTAGGTATTTTGGGGTAA
- a CDS encoding phosphoenolpyruvate carboxykinase has translation MNTKNAKPDFYKPDFGLENSGLTTTKTVYWNYSTPALYEEAIKRNEGNVVYGGPFCVSTGKHTGRSPNDRFFVKTKDVEGKLWFSKGNVGIEEKYWDAIFEKAKKYAADKELFVRDAYVGSSKESCLKVRAITECAWTNLFVKNMFIEPAKEELKSFVPEFTLICLPKLKVDPKTDGTNSETVIVTNFAKKTVLVIGSEYGGENKKALFTVMNYLLPQKGIMTMHCSANVGDKGDSAIFFGLSGTGKTTLSADVSRGLIGDDEHGWDASGVFNFEGGCYAKVIRLNPEAEPQIYSTTQRFGTVLENVVFDPETGKLDLDDDTLTENTRACYPLNFISNSVPTKRAGHPKNIIFLTCDAFGVMPPISKLSPDQALYHFISGYTAKVAGTEKGVKEPTSTFSTCFGAPFMPLHPDTYAQLLKKKIQEHNVDCWLVNTGWIGGPYGVGNRISIKYTRALLNAALDGKLAKVNFTTDPVFGFQIPTECEGVPSEILNPMNLWKDKEAYMEKYQALAKSFVENFKKYEDGVSKEVLAAAPKVKECCTCGK, from the coding sequence ATGAATACAAAAAATGCAAAACCGGATTTTTATAAACCGGACTTTGGGCTGGAAAATTCCGGCCTTACCACCACCAAGACCGTGTATTGGAACTATTCCACTCCGGCCTTGTATGAAGAAGCAATCAAACGTAACGAAGGTAACGTCGTTTATGGCGGACCGTTCTGCGTTAGCACCGGCAAACACACTGGCCGCAGCCCCAACGACCGCTTTTTCGTTAAAACGAAAGATGTAGAAGGGAAATTGTGGTTCAGCAAAGGCAATGTCGGTATTGAAGAAAAATACTGGGATGCCATTTTTGAAAAGGCCAAAAAATATGCCGCGGACAAAGAATTATTCGTGCGCGATGCCTATGTAGGATCTAGCAAAGAATCTTGCTTAAAAGTCCGTGCCATCACCGAATGCGCCTGGACCAACTTATTTGTCAAGAATATGTTCATTGAACCGGCCAAAGAAGAATTGAAATCCTTCGTACCGGAATTTACGTTAATCTGCTTGCCGAAATTGAAAGTGGACCCGAAAACCGACGGAACCAACTCCGAAACGGTCATCGTGACCAACTTTGCCAAGAAAACCGTTTTGGTCATCGGTAGCGAATATGGCGGCGAAAATAAAAAAGCCTTATTTACTGTCATGAACTATCTCTTGCCGCAAAAAGGCATTATGACCATGCACTGCTCTGCCAACGTGGGTGATAAAGGCGACAGCGCTATTTTCTTTGGTTTGTCCGGCACGGGTAAAACCACCTTGTCTGCCGATGTATCCCGCGGACTGATTGGTGATGACGAACACGGTTGGGATGCTTCCGGTGTATTTAACTTTGAAGGCGGTTGTTATGCTAAAGTTATTCGCTTAAACCCCGAAGCCGAACCGCAAATCTATTCTACCACCCAACGCTTTGGTACCGTCTTGGAAAACGTCGTATTTGACCCGGAAACCGGCAAATTAGACTTAGATGATGATACCTTGACCGAAAATACCCGCGCTTGCTATCCGCTTAACTTTATCAGCAACTCCGTACCCACCAAACGCGCAGGCCACCCGAAAAACATCATCTTCTTGACCTGTGATGCCTTTGGTGTGATGCCGCCGATTTCTAAACTTAGCCCGGATCAAGCCTTGTATCACTTTATCAGCGGTTACACGGCCAAAGTAGCCGGCACGGAAAAAGGCGTAAAAGAACCGACCAGCACGTTCTCTACCTGCTTTGGTGCTCCGTTTATGCCCTTGCATCCGGATACGTATGCGCAACTGCTCAAAAAGAAAATTCAAGAGCATAATGTGGATTGCTGGCTCGTCAATACGGGCTGGATTGGCGGCCCTTATGGCGTCGGCAACCGCATCAGCATCAAATACACCCGCGCTTTACTCAATGCCGCGTTAGATGGCAAACTCGCTAAAGTAAACTTCACCACCGACCCGGTATTTGGTTTCCAAATCCCGACAGAATGTGAAGGCGTACCGTCTGAAATTTTGAACCCCATGAACTTGTGGAAAGACAAAGAGGCTTATATGGAAAAATATCAAGCCTTGGCCAAATCCTTCGTGGAAAACTTCAAAAAATACGAAGACGGTGTGTCTAAAGAAGTCTTGGCCGCCGCGCCGAAAGTGAAAGAATGCTGCACTTGCGGCAAATAA
- a CDS encoding pyridoxal phosphate-dependent aminotransferase, protein MSDLNLSTRAQMIGDSPTLKINALVRALTKAGQPLIHLGGGEPVFPAPLSAVQAIVKKAQTRQIKYTPSSGTPELKEAVAHYTQTYYGRKPSPKNILISAGAKQALFNFLLATVSPGDEVVFPAPYWVSYPEMVKLAGGTPVVVRPAHGLQITLEELQAAITEKTKAILLNSPNNPSGLIFDENFIKGVVELAEQKHIFLFMDDIYHQLVFDGKKCPNPYAFSHNSQNLVIGNGVSKLYGLTGLRIGWAVCENEELISAMGRMQAQSTSCNCDLSETAAAAALLGDQSCIAELCALLEKNRNILLAELQKIPHLVLHKPQGTFYCFTDFSHYNADSQALAQYLLEQALVAVVPGKAFGMDGHLRISFCASEDSIVRGVQRIAKALKNLS, encoded by the coding sequence ATGTCTGATTTGAATTTGTCTACGCGCGCACAAATGATCGGGGATTCCCCTACGTTAAAAATCAATGCTTTAGTGCGTGCCCTTACAAAAGCAGGTCAACCGCTTATTCATTTAGGCGGGGGAGAACCTGTTTTTCCGGCTCCGCTTTCCGCGGTGCAAGCTATTGTTAAGAAAGCCCAAACCAGACAAATTAAATATACCCCGTCATCGGGTACACCGGAACTAAAAGAGGCCGTAGCCCATTACACTCAGACCTATTACGGGCGTAAACCCTCCCCGAAAAATATCTTAATTTCCGCCGGAGCCAAACAGGCTCTGTTCAATTTTTTATTGGCCACTGTAAGCCCGGGTGACGAAGTGGTATTTCCGGCCCCCTATTGGGTCAGCTATCCGGAAATGGTCAAATTGGCCGGCGGTACACCGGTAGTCGTGCGTCCGGCACACGGATTGCAAATTACGCTTGAAGAATTACAAGCTGCCATTACGGAAAAAACCAAAGCCATTTTGCTCAATAGCCCTAACAATCCCTCCGGACTAATTTTTGATGAGAATTTCATCAAAGGGGTAGTGGAACTGGCCGAGCAAAAACATATTTTCCTGTTTATGGATGATATTTATCATCAGCTCGTTTTTGACGGTAAGAAGTGCCCTAATCCGTACGCTTTCAGTCATAACAGTCAAAACTTAGTGATTGGAAACGGCGTGTCCAAATTGTACGGCCTAACAGGGCTTCGCATCGGATGGGCCGTATGTGAAAATGAAGAATTAATCAGTGCCATGGGCCGTATGCAAGCCCAAAGCACCTCGTGCAACTGCGATTTATCTGAAACAGCCGCGGCGGCCGCCTTATTAGGGGACCAAAGTTGTATCGCAGAATTGTGCGCGTTATTAGAAAAAAATAGAAATATCTTACTGGCTGAGTTACAAAAAATTCCGCATCTAGTGCTGCATAAGCCGCAAGGTACTTTCTATTGTTTTACCGATTTTAGCCATTATAATGCCGACTCACAAGCACTGGCACAGTATTTGTTAGAACAGGCGTTAGTGGCTGTAGTGCCCGGAAAAGCCTTTGGGATGGACGGACACTTGCGCATTAGCTTTTGCGCCTCTGAGGATAGCATTGTCCGCGGAGTCCAAAGGATAGCCAAGGCGCTGAAAAATCTGTCGTGA
- the groL gene encoding chaperonin GroEL (60 kDa chaperone family; promotes refolding of misfolded polypeptides especially under stressful conditions; forms two stacked rings of heptamers to form a barrel-shaped 14mer; ends can be capped by GroES; misfolded proteins enter the barrel where they are refolded when GroES binds) produces MAKQVIFADEARAKMKAGIEKVANAVKVTLGPKGRSVVLEKKFGSPLIIDDGVTIAKDIELEDKFENMGAQLIREVAAKTNDVAGDGTTTATVLADALLKEGIKNITAGANPTMVKKGIEMAVGAVKESLAKMQKPVKTKEEKAQIATISSNDRVIGELIAEAMEKVGHEGVITVEEGKTAETKLDVVEGMQFDRGYISPYFVTDPERMECVLENAYIIITDKKISSMNDLLPVLEKIVQSGRPFLIIAEDVDGEALATLVVNKLRGTLKGCAVKAPGFGDRRKEMLQDIATLTGGEVISEERGMKLDKAELAFLGQAERIVVDKENTTIVSGKGSKEAIAARAEQIRKQIENSTSDYDKEKLQERLAKLSGGVAVISVGAATETEMKAKKAKVEDAKNATKAGVEEGLVPGGGVALARSQKALDGLKTDNEDIKTGIAIVRKALTAPLKQIAVNAGLDGAVVVDKVLSMKGAADGFDAETGEYGDLLKAGVVDPAKVVRTALENASSIAATVLLTEALVADAPEKEHNHAPAGMPGMGGMGGMM; encoded by the coding sequence ATGGCAAAACAAGTTATTTTTGCAGATGAAGCCCGCGCTAAAATGAAAGCGGGTATTGAAAAAGTAGCTAATGCTGTTAAGGTTACTTTAGGGCCTAAAGGACGTAGCGTAGTATTGGAAAAGAAGTTTGGATCTCCGCTCATTATTGACGACGGTGTAACAATTGCTAAAGATATTGAGTTGGAAGATAAATTTGAAAATATGGGTGCCCAGCTCATTCGCGAAGTGGCTGCCAAAACCAACGATGTAGCCGGTGATGGTACCACTACCGCTACCGTATTGGCAGATGCCTTGTTAAAAGAAGGGATCAAAAACATTACGGCCGGTGCCAACCCGACCATGGTCAAAAAAGGTATTGAAATGGCCGTCGGTGCGGTAAAAGAATCCTTGGCTAAAATGCAAAAACCGGTCAAAACCAAAGAAGAAAAAGCTCAAATTGCCACGATTTCTTCTAATGACCGCGTCATTGGTGAATTAATCGCCGAAGCCATGGAAAAAGTCGGCCACGAAGGCGTTATTACCGTTGAAGAAGGCAAAACTGCCGAAACGAAATTAGACGTAGTGGAAGGTATGCAATTTGACCGCGGATACATTTCTCCGTACTTTGTAACCGATCCGGAACGTATGGAATGTGTATTGGAAAATGCGTATATCATTATTACCGATAAGAAAATTTCTTCCATGAACGATTTGTTGCCTGTACTGGAAAAAATCGTACAAAGCGGTCGTCCGTTCTTAATCATTGCAGAAGATGTAGATGGCGAAGCATTAGCCACTTTAGTGGTCAATAAATTACGCGGTACCTTAAAAGGTTGCGCCGTAAAAGCTCCGGGTTTTGGCGATCGCCGCAAAGAAATGTTACAAGATATTGCTACTTTGACCGGCGGTGAAGTCATCAGCGAAGAACGCGGCATGAAACTCGACAAAGCTGAACTTGCCTTCTTAGGGCAAGCCGAACGCATTGTGGTAGATAAAGAAAATACCACCATCGTCAGCGGAAAAGGCAGCAAAGAAGCTATTGCCGCCCGTGCCGAACAAATCCGCAAACAAATTGAAAATTCCACCAGCGATTACGATAAAGAAAAATTGCAAGAACGCTTAGCCAAACTTTCCGGCGGTGTAGCTGTCATCAGCGTAGGGGCTGCCACCGAAACCGAAATGAAAGCCAAAAAAGCTAAAGTGGAAGACGCCAAGAACGCCACCAAAGCCGGCGTAGAAGAAGGTTTAGTGCCGGGAGGCGGTGTTGCTTTAGCCCGCAGCCAAAAGGCCTTGGACGGCTTAAAAACGGACAATGAAGATATCAAAACCGGTATCGCCATTGTACGCAAAGCCTTAACCGCTCCGCTCAAACAAATTGCGGTCAATGCCGGACTCGATGGTGCCGTAGTAGTAGATAAAGTATTATCTATGAAAGGTGCTGCGGACGGTTTTGATGCCGAAACCGGTGAGTATGGCGATTTGTTAAAAGCAGGGGTCGTAGATCCGGCCAAAGTGGTACGCACCGCTTTAGAAAATGCTTCGTCCATCGCCGCAACCGTACTTTTGACGGAAGCCTTAGTAGCAGACGCTCCGGAAAAAGAACATAATCACGCTCCTGCCGGTATGCCCGGTATGGGGGGAATGGGCGGCATGATGTAA
- a CDS encoding DUF2207 domain-containing protein — MVLISTVFAQEIATSYTPQFDPEKIYLFDVNIEVLQNGRIVVTENITLNARHQQINRGIYRDIPISLLEQVEPISLTLDGKKHPFFTEKKPKYLRVNFGDDNYIDTGVHTYSFVYAYTGAINFLKNYDELYWNVTGNGWNFDIDKAQVSVSFPSNVEINKNGISAYTGVLGAKGRSVQEVAPLTYETTRTLRPTEGLTIAIPFQKGAIQPPSLSQRLSGIASCPLFFSIVVSFILLFYFIITWAKVGKDPSYLALTQYTPPEGISPAFMYYLENGMVDAKLLTCAILDLAMKGHIEVNKTKSFFSQHELVLKNMPTEKLPIEENEMIRRFFTRSSSFTLNKQHTEVFGKLTQEIKILFSQQCKPYIVSNAGYLLIAGILVLFLGTVPFILGKNAPLIFINFHFSIFFIFLSLGINKMIPKIFLSLFLTAFYGVFWIGAGQINGPDILICQILFIFSMWGLSLYATLIRNVTPQGKVLFEAISGFKKYMKIAEVNRVAASNPVEAEKIFCDYLPFAFALGLYNKWMKQFSHILSKDTIERCTASAGGAHFIARGLSSSISSSMSSNSGSHGGGCSGGGHGGGGGGGR; from the coding sequence ATGGTACTAATAAGTACTGTTTTTGCTCAGGAGATAGCAACTTCCTATACTCCTCAATTTGACCCGGAAAAAATTTATTTATTTGATGTGAATATTGAGGTTTTACAGAATGGGCGTATTGTAGTAACGGAAAACATTACTCTCAATGCCCGACATCAACAAATTAACCGTGGTATTTACCGAGATATTCCTATCTCTTTATTGGAACAAGTAGAGCCTATTTCTTTAACTTTAGATGGTAAAAAACATCCCTTTTTTACAGAAAAGAAACCCAAATATTTACGGGTGAATTTCGGCGATGATAATTATATAGATACCGGGGTGCATACTTATTCTTTTGTGTATGCCTATACCGGGGCGATTAATTTTCTGAAAAATTATGATGAACTGTATTGGAATGTAACCGGAAATGGATGGAATTTTGATATAGATAAAGCGCAAGTAAGCGTGTCTTTCCCTTCTAATGTAGAAATAAATAAAAATGGGATTTCTGCTTATACGGGAGTATTGGGAGCTAAAGGAAGAAGTGTACAAGAAGTTGCCCCATTGACCTATGAAACGACACGGACTTTGCGTCCAACAGAAGGACTGACTATTGCCATTCCATTTCAAAAAGGAGCCATACAACCTCCCTCTTTATCTCAACGATTATCTGGGATAGCCTCTTGTCCTCTATTTTTCTCAATAGTTGTGAGCTTTATTTTGCTGTTTTATTTTATTATTACGTGGGCTAAAGTAGGCAAAGATCCCTCTTATTTAGCTTTGACTCAATATACCCCGCCGGAAGGTATTTCTCCCGCATTTATGTATTATTTAGAAAATGGAATGGTAGATGCAAAACTGTTGACTTGTGCTATCTTGGATTTAGCGATGAAGGGACATATAGAAGTGAACAAAACAAAAAGTTTTTTTTCGCAACATGAATTAGTGCTAAAGAATATGCCGACAGAGAAATTACCGATAGAAGAAAATGAAATGATCAGACGTTTTTTCACTCGTTCTTCTAGTTTTACCCTAAATAAGCAGCACACAGAAGTTTTTGGAAAATTAACGCAAGAGATAAAGATACTATTTTCCCAACAATGCAAACCCTATATTGTTAGCAATGCCGGTTACTTGCTAATCGCGGGTATACTGGTTTTGTTTTTAGGAACAGTTCCTTTTATTTTAGGGAAAAATGCGCCACTTATTTTTATCAATTTTCACTTCTCTATATTTTTTATTTTTCTGAGTTTAGGAATAAATAAAATGATACCTAAGATTTTTTTAAGCTTATTTCTAACGGCATTTTACGGTGTCTTTTGGATCGGAGCCGGACAGATAAACGGTCCGGATATACTGATATGCCAAATATTATTCATATTTAGTATGTGGGGTCTGTCTTTATATGCCACGCTTATTCGTAATGTGACCCCGCAAGGCAAAGTATTATTTGAAGCAATCTCTGGATTTAAGAAATATATGAAAATAGCGGAAGTGAATCGGGTAGCGGCCTCTAATCCGGTGGAAGCAGAAAAAATATTTTGCGATTATTTACCTTTCGCTTTTGCGTTGGGGCTTTATAATAAATGGATGAAACAATTTAGCCATATTTTGTCCAAGGACACCATTGAACGATGTACGGCTTCTGCCGGCGGGGCTCATTTTATAGCAAGAGGCTTATCTAGCAGTATTTCTTCTTCTATGAGTAGTAATAGTGGGAGCCATGGCGGCGGTTGTAGCGGCGGCGGCCACGGAGGAGGTGGCGGTGGCGGCCGCTAG
- a CDS encoding Mrp/NBP35 family ATP-binding protein: protein MAECTHDCKTCSQNCGDRTEPQSLLEKLNPHARVQKVIAVCSGKGGVGKSMVTALLASAAQKKGLQAAVLDADITGPSIPKMFGVHERAMGDQSGVYPVQSKSGVQLMSLNLLLDNENDPVIWRGPLITGTVKQFWTEVIWDNVDILFVDMPPGTGDVTLTVFQSLPIDGIVFVTSPQELVGMIVKKAVKMAELMKLPLTALVENMSYFICPDCGKQHEIFGKSHLQETADSYHIASTARLPLSPDIAAAADRGGIEGINLPQLNAVLEKIEQIKK from the coding sequence ATGGCTGAATGCACACACGATTGTAAAACCTGTTCGCAAAATTGCGGGGATCGTACCGAACCGCAGAGTTTACTGGAAAAATTAAATCCGCATGCCCGCGTGCAAAAAGTAATTGCCGTTTGTAGCGGCAAGGGGGGAGTGGGCAAATCCATGGTCACTGCATTATTGGCATCGGCCGCCCAAAAGAAAGGCCTGCAAGCTGCCGTTTTAGATGCGGATATCACCGGCCCGTCAATTCCTAAAATGTTTGGTGTACACGAGCGCGCGATGGGAGACCAAAGCGGCGTTTATCCCGTACAGTCCAAAAGCGGGGTACAATTAATGTCGCTCAATTTATTGCTAGACAATGAAAACGACCCTGTCATTTGGCGCGGGCCGCTCATTACCGGCACGGTTAAACAATTTTGGACCGAAGTCATTTGGGACAATGTAGATATTTTATTTGTGGATATGCCGCCGGGTACCGGAGATGTAACGCTGACGGTTTTCCAAAGTCTGCCCATTGATGGGATTGTCTTTGTGACTTCGCCGCAGGAACTGGTAGGGATGATTGTTAAAAAAGCAGTCAAAATGGCCGAACTCATGAAATTACCGTTAACTGCCTTAGTAGAAAATATGAGCTATTTTATATGTCCCGATTGCGGCAAACAACATGAAATCTTTGGTAAAAGCCACCTGCAAGAAACGGCTGACTCTTATCATATTGCCTCGACGGCCCGATTGCCGCTCAGCCCAGACATCGCGGCTGCTGCCGACCGAGGCGGAATTGAGGGAATTAATTTACCTCAACTTAATGCCGTACTGGAAAAAATCGAACAAATAAAAAAATAG
- a CDS encoding pilin — protein sequence MQKNKRAFTLIELLIVVLIIGVLSAIAIPMYQGAVDKSHFSTLLPATKAIKNAEEAYKMANGRYTNEMSELDVSMTNGDVSYEILTPNNMSDPNVIRVTNNKLSGVRLASYLDDSPKFAGQLHCEAENGNTRAQRLCEKLLSGEELTTTDSYTAYLLDQEVDYALCDSVNRSWSTSKSKCYKDTSSRCAALDVPVLSAGEDTCGYLGKNGSSYDNKFDIGSEGVCIGTNSWSCNMDIFDNGTCWPENYHASCMQNEYKNNSTCQGNASAACIDSQFYSGSICQGNTATACSRSGFHDGSVCIANVEGTCTYRDYATSVSTFDSGAMCVGNASGTCSTGLKLNQGAICIANASGTCNTDYSLGACCCGNYCPSSAPKCAACDSQYIH from the coding sequence ATGCAAAAAAATAAACGAGCGTTTACGCTCATTGAACTACTAATAGTAGTGCTTATCATTGGTGTGTTAAGCGCGATTGCCATTCCGATGTATCAAGGGGCGGTGGATAAAAGTCATTTCAGCACGTTGTTGCCCGCTACAAAAGCTATTAAAAATGCCGAAGAAGCCTATAAAATGGCAAACGGAAGGTATACCAATGAAATGAGCGAATTAGATGTAAGTATGACAAACGGTGATGTTTCATATGAGATCCTTACCCCCAATAACATGTCAGATCCAAATGTGATCCGTGTGACAAACAATAAACTTTCAGGTGTACGCCTAGCTAGCTATCTAGATGATAGCCCAAAATTTGCTGGGCAGTTGCATTGTGAAGCGGAAAATGGAAATACACGCGCACAAAGATTGTGTGAAAAATTATTAAGTGGGGAAGAGTTAACAACTACCGACAGTTATACAGCATATTTGTTAGATCAAGAGGTAGATTACGCTTTGTGCGATAGCGTAAATCGTAGTTGGTCAACGAGCAAGTCAAAATGTTATAAAGACACTTCATCCCGTTGTGCGGCACTTGATGTGCCAGTACTTAGTGCTGGAGAAGACACATGTGGTTATCTAGGGAAGAATGGATCCTCATACGATAATAAATTTGATATCGGATCAGAAGGAGTATGTATAGGAACTAACAGTTGGTCCTGTAATATGGATATTTTTGATAACGGAACTTGTTGGCCCGAAAACTACCACGCATCTTGCATGCAGAATGAATATAAAAATAACAGTACTTGTCAGGGAAATGCAAGTGCTGCCTGTATAGATTCGCAATTTTATTCTGGCAGCATTTGTCAAGGAAATACAGCTACAGCTTGTTCTCGATCAGGTTTTCATGATGGAAGCGTATGTATCGCAAATGTCGAAGGAACTTGTACATACCGAGACTATGCTACTAGTGTGTCAACTTTTGATTCCGGCGCTATGTGTGTAGGGAATGCCTCCGGTACATGCAGTACAGGGCTTAAATTAAACCAAGGTGCTATTTGTATCGCTAATGCCAGCGGAACATGCAATACAGATTATTCTTTAGGGGCGTGTTGCTGTGGAAATTATTGCCCCAGTAGTGCGCCCAAATGTGCCGCTTGCGATTCTCAATATATACATTAA